The Camelina sativa cultivar DH55 chromosome 16, Cs, whole genome shotgun sequence sequence CTCACAAGCATATTCGAagttttttaagtgttttgttaTCTGCAGATTGAATTGTTACATGAGGCTTCCTTCAACATTGACGAATCTATAGAGGATGGAGATATTGATTCAGGATGCTAACGCAAAGGCGACAACAAATATGAGACTTCCACTGGTAATATACTAAAAGTCTtaaactcttttcaaaatttgtttacgTCTTTACATTGAACCACATAAGAGGTTTCTCACAAAAAATGCAGGATAGAAAGTAAAATCATAATGTCATCGAAATTGACTGTCAGGAGACCTCTGAGATTGAAAGAAGAATATGTTGAAGGTTTGGTGTAATCCCCAATCGTCATTGAAGAATCAGTTTCTGAACAGCAGAACAGCTAATAGGTGCATTGAGTCAAGCTGCCAAAAAGGTGCAGCAGCTTCCTGCTCTTATACTTTAGCCAGCGGTCTTAGAAATCCCCTGAGTAAGCtattaattcatttattttgttcacTTTTTTAGTTGGGAAATGATTTGATACATTGCGTGAACTTGTTTATAGGCTTCATCTTCTGTGGCCAATGTTGATTAGTGGAAGTGGAAGTTAGGCGTTCTGTTAGCCAACAAGAAATTGTTTCCAGAGGCAAAATGGATCGAAGGGattatgagaaaattttaaatcttgccAAGAGAATGGGACTGTACAGGTATAGAAACTAGACCTTTATGTCGTTAGTAACTTATTTTGTATCTTGCACTATGTGCTAACCTTATTCTTGTTGCATTGGATTTTTGGTTCTAACTTAACAGTGAATTATACTTACAGGGGAGAAGTATGCAGAGAGCCTGTCAGGTATTACTGAATCACCTTTACCTCGTTCCACTTATCTTTCGAACAAAGAGTCTTTACTAAAAgaaatagtttatttattgATAGAATAATAGGAATCCCCTGAGGGAAGAACGATGCTGGAATTCCGGAAAAATGATTTAAGGACAAAGAAAGACTTCTTTAAGCTATTGCTCGGTACCAGGTGAAGGTACATATTTCATATATCTAGTAAATGTTTAGGTTTCTGCAAATCAGGTATCATAATTGCTTATCACCCTTGCTTCTTGGTTCCATTAGAAGGATCAAACAGGGACAGGAGCTGAAacgtttttttggttttgcatgTTTCCCGTCTCTGTTTTTATGAATGTGACCATCAGTTCTTTTGCTGATAGATTTTTGTTTCAACAGGGATCCTGATCTGGTTAAGAGGATTGGAGCAGCTACTGCAGTCGAAGTCAGAGCCACTGGAATTTCATACACATTTGCTCCTCGCATGGCAGTAAAGTTTCTGTATTCTGGATCTTATTATAAGTTCTCACCTTCTGCCAAAGTCTTATAGATCTTGCACTCTTTCATATCTTTGGTACTTTGGACATTTGTTAAAGTTTTTTCTCACTCGCTATTTGTAGGTTTGTAGAGATCCCAGATAGGGGTAGGTGTTATGAGAGGATCACAAAGTTGTGGAAGACTTGACAGATGTCAATCTTGTTTTACAAGGAGAGCCTCCTTCCAACAATAAGCATGGCGTTCCGTTTCTTGGTGGCAGGTAAAGCTTTTGCTAATTTGGTTGTTATATATGAGCCTTACATAAGTATGTTCTTCTTTTCATGCGTGTTATTTTGTCTGGGATAAAATTGCAGCATGTGCCAAGCATTATGTGGGAGATGGTGGGACAACCCGAGGAATAAATGAGAATTTCACGGTAACTGCTTTACCACATGCCTGCTTATGGTGATGCAATTTACAAAGGTGTTACCACAGTGATGGTTTCATAGTCAAGCTGGAATGGTTAGAAGATGCATGCAAATACTGAGCTTATCACAAGGTATCTTAAGGGTACCCTTAACATCAATGCACATGCTCTGTGTTCTGGCAGTAGTATTTCTAAATGAATATTGCCCTTTCTTGATGTATTTTGTAGAGTCGTGAAGAGAACCTTTTATAGAGCATGTGTGAATTCTTAGGTCAAGGAGTTGATTTTGAGTTCTAATTCCAACTTATCTATCATCTCTATGATTATCTGCAGGGTTCTTTTACTTCGGATTGGCACGGTGTTGATATGATTTCCTCACCACCGCATACAAACTACACATCTTCTGTCCGAGCTGCAGTTCAAGCTGGAATTGATATGGTTTGTGTTTCAAACTTCACAGACATTCCTGGACCGGGAACGGAAAATGTTACTTGTGTGCTaatgaaataattttacatatGCAGGTCATGGTCCCCTTTAACTTTACTGAGTTTGCCAATGATCTTATGTCCTTGGTGATAAACAAAGTAATTCCTGTCACCCGGATTGATGATGCTGTCAGAAGAATCCTGCTTGTCAAGTTCACTGATGCTCTTTTTGGGACTTTAGTGGAAAACTTCCTGTTACATGGTTTAGAAACACTTTTTGCTTACGGGTCTGGTCTTGAAACCGAATCCGTTGGGAGCATTGTTGCTAGGTAAAATGCTTCACACAGCTTTATTGTTCCATCGTTTCAGTATGCTCTCTGACACAAGATTAAGGATCTTAACACCTTATTTTGGTTGCAAACAGGTCTACCGCAGCTTCTGCTACTAGCACAAAGCCTTGCTTGAACACAGTCCTTGTATCTGCTACAAATTGTCTACTTCCCTGCCCAAGGTATCATGACCAGTTTCAACTTCCGTTTTGATTTCTGTTAATAAATTGGTAAGATGAGgtaactttatatttttgtagcTTAAGCCGTGTTCTGAGAAGATGAAAGCTACAAAAGCTTGGGAGTAGATACTTCATTCGGTTATCGGATCCCGGGAGTTTTTCGTAACGTAGTTTTGTTCTTCTAGCCTAGCAAAAGAGATCCTGAATCTGAGTCATTGCAACCTGGACCATCTTGAATATTTAAACGTTTCTTCTATTTACATGCTACAGAGAGTATAGACTGTTCTCTTCTTTCAATCCATCAtgcttgaaaataaattaaattaacgtTGTGGGCAATAATggtaaacaaaagaaacgaaaGCAAGAGAACAACATTATGCTTTCTttgtaaaagaagaaacatatgatgatgatgacctgaatgagactaaagaagagagattttgaTGAGCAGAAGAAGTCATAGCCGCAAAACTATGGGATTTTTAGTAAAATGTAGACATAAGCGGATCGAACCACACCTCAATAACGATGTCGAGAGACACTAGATAAGTAACCGGTATTCAAGTCGAATATTTATAcctataaacaaaaataatgagaCACAAGAGTAGAGGTAAGCAAAAAATATTAGGGAACAGCAATTCCATCCATCCAAATCACTGTTTCTGTGGAATTTGCCAAACGGAAAAGGGAAGAGAAAATGGCGTCGGGGTGTGGGAAACAAAAGGATTTCTGGATGGATTTTAGCGAAGACATGCATGTCTCATTGGAGAGAGTTCCTAAACACAACTTCTCATAATAACATCACTAGAAGTCTTGTACCTGCACACAATTTAACTACTCGATAATACACAAGAAATAAACAAACAGTAAAATTTGAAGCATGATTGTGTTTATAAGAAGAAACAAGGCGAGATTAAGTGATAAGAGGTTGTGGAAATTGGAAAAGCTTAcgagaataaataaaatttagtaagATGTAGACATAACGGTGTGGAGAGACACTAGATAAGTAACCACCGCTATTCAAGTAGAATATTTATAACTATAACCAAAAATAACGAGAGACACAAGAGTAGAGGTAAGCAAAATATTAGGGAACATCAATTCCATCCGTCCGAAGATACTAGATATCGTAGATCGTTGCGGAGTTGTGCTAACACGTCCAGGTTGTAAATAGCTAAGTCCATATTGGTATCCAGATGTGCTGATACTCAGAACACATCTTGATTGTGAAGGAAGTGGGGCTAGATTTTCGACTAAAGGAGTTAGACCACTAATTGTCTGTATACGGATAGTATTTGAACAACCTCTTCTCACTGTCATGTAAGAAAATATTCCCTTGCTTAGAAACAGCAATGGGGGTGAACCACCTTTTCCAATATATCGGGGAAATAACTATGGTTAAAGTTATGAAGTAAGTCATAGTCCAAGTTTCTTCTTGTGCATCCATGCTCCATATCTCTAGTAGCCATTCAGGACCAAAACCTGTGTCGGAAAAGGCCAAACGGTCTTCAAGGTTCACTATCTGAGCTGCAGGGGTGTACCTAGACGGCGGAAGTGCAGAAACATCCCGGAACTCTTCTGTGTGAAGATCCGAAGCTAGTATCTTAAACCTATGCTTAAAGTCTAACCAGTAGATGGAACCATTGACACACGCCGACTTCCTTGTTGCTTCAACCTTGTAAGGAGCCGGGGTAAGTTTCCGCCATTCCCCAGTGTTAACATCAAGAATCTCGAAATCGTTGAAATCAAATAACATCCTCACTACTTTATAGCTCCCACTAACTTCATCCTTACCGAATCCCATCGCCCAGTATCCAGGGAATATGTAACGCCATACTTCTGCGATTGTAGTAAGTAGTAACTTTTAAGACAAGGAAACgaatatattcattcttatataataataaataaataaataaataacgaATTTACGGGGAACGAGTTCGATCCCATAGTCAAAAGGGCCTGTAGGGAATCTAAGGAATTCTCCGGTGGAAGGGTTCAAAACGTTGATTCAATCTGGTACAGGGATGCAAACCAAACAGTCACATGTCAACCAAGGTCGTGTGGTGGTTTCAAGGCGTTGTAAATAGACAATGTCGATCTCTGCGTCTCCTTGGAACCGTGGCTCTCTCCGACAGCAAGGATTTTGGGGTTCTTTTGAACACGCTTAAGCCTCTCCGCGAAACTCTTGGACTCCAGTATTTACTTCCATTGTTTTGAGACGGTTTTGCATCTGATTATTAGTTTCAAGGTCAGCCTAAGGAGTATGTCTTCCACCAGATCGGAAACTATGTAGattggattagggttttcttcttcttcttccatctttttCTTGAGCAATAAGATATGTGCTGTGTAAGTGAACTCAGGGGTTTGTTGTGACAACGTCGACGAGTATTTATGTTAAAGCCCATAATATAAAGGCCCATTAAAGGATTAATTCGGGTAAACCCGAATGATATTCGGATCCTTGAAAATCAATCAtcaggcgaagaagaagaagaagtctcgaGAGATCTCAAgcggagagaagaagaaggcaaaaaTGGCGTCGGGGTGGGGGATAACGGGGAACAAAGGGAGATGTTACGATTTCTGGATGGACTTCAGTGAATGTATGTCTCATTGCAGAGAGCCCAAAGATTGTACTCTTCTTCGTGAAGACTACCTCGAGTGTCTTCACCATTCCAAAGAGGTCCGTTTCTCtatcttcccttttttttagggttctttcAATCCGTTCTCTGTGTTTCAGTAGT is a genomic window containing:
- the LOC109129688 gene encoding F-box/LRR-repeat protein At2g43260-like, translated to MGFGKDEVSGSYKVVRMLFDFNDFEILDVNTGEWRKLTPAPYKVEATRKSACVNGSIYWLDFKHRFKILASDLHTEEFRDVSALPPSRYTPAAQIVNLEDRLAFSDTGFGPEWLLEIWSMDAQEETWTMTYFITLTIVISPIYWKRWFTPIAVSKQGNIFLHDSEKRLFKYYPYTDN
- the LOC104749046 gene encoding NADH dehydrogenase [ubiquinone] iron-sulfur protein 5-B-like; amino-acid sequence: MASGWGITGNKGRCYDFWMDFSECMSHCREPKDCTLLREDYLECLHHSKEFQRRNRIYKEEQRKLRAASRKGEDTGDGTPTHH